The Syntrophales bacterium DNA segment CCTTTTTCTCTCAGGAAAGCGCGATGAACCTTGATTACGACAGAACGATCTGGGAAGAGGTCAATCTCGTCGGCACAAGAAGCAACGACCAGGAGCGGCGCAACCTTCTCGGCGCATTTCTGTTTTCCGGCGATGACGTTTACAAGAAGATATCCGTCCTCTCCGGCGGCGAAAAATCTCGTCTCGCCCTGTTGAAGATACTCCTCGAAGACACAAACCTCCTGATCCTTGACGAACCGACAAACCATCTCGACATCAAGACCAAGGAGGTCTTTCAGAACGCCTTGTTGAGTTACGGGGGAACCATCCTGATCGTCTCCCACGACCGCTATTTCCTCGACAACCTCGTGGGACGGGTATTTGAACTCAAGGACGGCATCTGCCATGAGTACAACGGCAACTACTCGTGGTTCATTGAAAAAAGAAAGGAACTGGAGTCCGCGCCGTCTTCTATTCCATCCGCTTCTCCCCTGCAAACGGAAAGCAATGCCGGGGTGGAACTCGCTCAAACGGGAGGCGAAATAAAGGCAAAAAAGACCAAAGAGGAAAAACGCTCAGAGGCTGAGGAGAGAAACCGCATCTCTAAGGCAACCGCAAGTCTCAAAAAGGAACTGGTCAAAACAGAGACAAAAATCTCTCTCCTTGAGAAAAAAAAACGGGAAACCGAGGAGGCTCTTTGCCAGACAGAAATATATCAGCAGCCAGAACTTGTCAAGCAGATGAACCTCGAACTCAGGTCTATTGACGGGGCGTTGGAAGACCTCTACTATGCATGGAACGATCTCACCCTAAAAATAGAGGCGTGGGAAGAATCATCGCCCCTACCCTCCCCCGCCTAAAGATGCCGAAAGCTTTGAATTTCTCCTAAAATTCGGCAAATCGTCATACCGGCGAAAGCCGGTATCCAGTCTTTTCAAGATCTTCTGGACCCCGGCTTTCGCCGGTATGACAGCGTGGGGGCATTTTTCAAGTCTCATGCCGACAGTGACATTTTCCCCTGAAAATACCTCTGCAAATGTTTAACATTATTGCATCCAACTTCCCTCCCCTTCAAGGGGAGGGCCAGGGTGGGGATGGGGTCGCGCCATCATGAATGTTTCATGTGCGGCTATGCCCCGTCAAGGCCGGAGGATTCCTGCTTCTGGAACCACCCACCCGGATTGACAAAGAACTCTTCCGTGTCCTTTAGGGAGGTAAAATGCTCATGCTCGATATTCGCCAGCAGCTCAAAAAAGGCCTTCTCTTTCGGCTCCACCGATTTGTCTCTGAGCTCTGCATAGAACTGCGCCCCTTTTGCCTCGAAATCAATGGCAACGCGAACGGCTTTTAAGTCGTCTTCAGCGCCGCTGCCGTTTGCCGTCCCCTTTGCCGCCGTTCCGAAAACCGCTTTCACCGCAGAATTTTTCACCTGCAGCGAAACAGTTTCCGGCCATTTCTGATCCTTTTTCCAGACTTCGGCAAGCTGAAACAAGCGCTCGTAATGCTCAAGCTCCTCTTCGGCAATCTGCGCAAACATCGCCTTGCCCAGCGGGTTTGACGTTCTTGCGGCATTCTTAAGATAAAAATCACGTTCCATCATTTCGTTTTTCAGCGCCATTTCCAGTGCATTCAATCGTTCTTCCATAACCTGCTCCTCCCGACAACGTAACTATTTCTTTTGCTTCACCGTAACTTCGTGGATTCTACACGATAATCTGTTAGCCCGCAACAATAATAATCCCGTGAAAAGTCGCCACGCCCGCTGAAAACATGTGTCCAGCTTCGGCTGGTTCAGGTTTTCGCCAACGGTCAACTGCAAACCGTAAACCGTGAACCGTTATAAAAATCATCGGTACTTGCCAGAGAAATCCGGTTTGCGCTTCTCTTTCATGGCTTTAATCCCCTCCCGGGCGTCGAGACTGCTGAAGACAGGCATTCCGATTTCCAGCTCCTTCTGGAAGGCTTCCCGGTAGCTCATGTCCATGCTCTCCCGAAAGCAGCGCACGATCCCCTGAACTGCCAGGGGCCCATTGCCCGCTATTCTTTCGGCCATCTCCAGCGCCGCCTCCATCAGCCCGCCGGATGGGACAACGCGATTGAGGAAACCCCAGTTATAAAGGGTATGGGCGCTGAAATTGTCCGCAGTCAAAAGCACCTCCATCGCCCGGCAGGGAGTCAGGATGCGGGGCAGGTAAACATTGGAACCGCCTGTCGGCATAATCCCGAGACTCGCCTCCCGCATCTGAAAAACCGCATCCGCGGAGGCAAGGCGCAGATCGGCGCCCATCACCATCTCAAAGCCGCCGGTCAGACAATAACCGTTTACCGCCGCGATGACCGGCTTTTTTACGATGTTCGGCTTCAACATGGCCTCCGCAACCTGAGTTCCGAATTCGTCAAACCATTTTTCCGCTTCGGTCTGAGGTTCCCGCATCTTGGTCAGAATCGGGATCGCCGAGCCCAGGTCCATCCCCGAGCAGAAGATATCCGGGAGACAGGAATAGAGGATGACGACCCTGATTTCGTCATCGGCATTGATCTCCTGCCACGCCCGGTGCAGATCCATCAGAATCTGCGGGTCGAGTGCGTTTTTCTCCTTCGGACGGTTCAGGCCAACCTTTACAATATGTCCCTCTTTTTCGCAATTAAGCGCCATTCATTGCCTCCCCGGCGACCTACGGCCGCTTTCCATAGTTTTCCTGAATCCAGTTCAGATACGCGCCGCTGCGAATCCTCTCCCCCCAGCCCCGGTTTTCGAGATACCACAAAACTGTCTTCCTCAGCCCCGTGGCAAACGACTCTCGCGGGGACCAACCCAGTTCCCGATGCAGCTTCGAGAAATCAATCGCGTAGCGGCGATCATGTCCGGGGCGATCCTTCACAAAGGTTATAAGTCCCCGGCGTGGGTTTCCGGCAGGCGAAAATTCGTCTAAAAGATCACAGATCATCTCGACAATGGCGATGTTTTCCATCTCCGCATGTCCGCCGATGTTGTATGTCCCGCCCCGCTGTCCCTTTCCCATTATTTCCGCAATTGCCTCGCAATGGTCGGTGACGTAGAGCCAATCGCGAACATTTTTTCCGTCTCCATAAACGGGCAGCGCCTTTCCTTCCAGGGCATTGAGAATAACCAGCGGAATCAGCTTTTCGGGGAACTGATAAGGGCCGTAGTTGTTTGAGCAATTGGATATCGTTGTCGGCAGTCCGTACGTCTCATGATAGGCGCGCACCAGGTGATCGGACGAGGCCTTCGATGCGGAATAGGGGCTGTTCGGACGGTACGGTGTCTCCTCGGTAAAATAACCATCCGGGCCGAGACTGCCATAGACCTCGTCGGTACTGATGTGATGGAAGAGATAGAATTTTCCGGAAGAGGCAGTTTCCCGTGCAGCCTCCAGCAGATTGAATGTACCATTGATATTGGTCTGGATGAACGCCTCCGGTCTTTTTATCGAACGATCGACATGCGACTCGGCGGCAAAATGGCAGACCGAATCGATTGCCTGTCGTGAAAAAATGCTCCGAACTGCCGGTAAATCGCAGATATCCGCCTTTTCGAAGACATATCTGCCGGAATATTGCTCAACGAGCCCCTGGAGATTTTCCGGATTTCCTGCATAAGTCAGGCAGTCAACATTGACGATCCGCCCGTGAAAATTATCGTTTGCCAGCAGATAGCGGATGAAGTTGCTCCCGATAAATCCGCATCCCCCTGTTACCAGTAGATTTTCGCTGTCCATTGTCCCCCTTTTCTGATGCCGGTTAATTGCCCCCGGAAAGGGGGTCAAAGGTTGATGACTGCGTATTTTAACGAGAGCATCACCTTCGTCCGACATAATATTTTATTTTGCGCTGTTGTCAATCAATATCGTCAACAAAATTGACATATGCGGCAGACGACCTGAGCGTTGAGGAGTTACCGGGTGACGTTATACAAATTTTCCAATCCCGATTCCCCGCAGGTCAATGCCTTTTATTGTTATTATGTCCCCCGAATATCCGCACCATCTCCTCCGAAAAATCGTTGCCATTTTGGCGTCACTATGCTATTCAATCGGCAAAGGAGGAGGTGTGTCATGACGCTTAACAAAATCGAAGAAAGGATCCCCG contains these protein-coding regions:
- a CDS encoding ferritin family protein, producing MEERLNALEMALKNEMMERDFYLKNAARTSNPLGKAMFAQIAEEELEHYERLFQLAEVWKKDQKWPETVSLQVKNSAVKAVFGTAAKGTANGSGAEDDLKAVRVAIDFEAKGAQFYAELRDKSVEPKEKAFFELLANIEHEHFTSLKDTEEFFVNPGGWFQKQESSGLDGA
- a CDS encoding enoyl-CoA hydratase-related protein; the protein is MALNCEKEGHIVKVGLNRPKEKNALDPQILMDLHRAWQEINADDEIRVVILYSCLPDIFCSGMDLGSAIPILTKMREPQTEAEKWFDEFGTQVAEAMLKPNIVKKPVIAAVNGYCLTGGFEMVMGADLRLASADAVFQMREASLGIMPTGGSNVYLPRILTPCRAMEVLLTADNFSAHTLYNWGFLNRVVPSGGLMEAALEMAERIAGNGPLAVQGIVRCFRESMDMSYREAFQKELEIGMPVFSSLDAREGIKAMKEKRKPDFSGKYR
- the rfbB gene encoding dTDP-glucose 4,6-dehydratase, whose amino-acid sequence is MDSENLLVTGGCGFIGSNFIRYLLANDNFHGRIVNVDCLTYAGNPENLQGLVEQYSGRYVFEKADICDLPAVRSIFSRQAIDSVCHFAAESHVDRSIKRPEAFIQTNINGTFNLLEAARETASSGKFYLFHHISTDEVYGSLGPDGYFTEETPYRPNSPYSASKASSDHLVRAYHETYGLPTTISNCSNNYGPYQFPEKLIPLVILNALEGKALPVYGDGKNVRDWLYVTDHCEAIAEIMGKGQRGGTYNIGGHAEMENIAIVEMICDLLDEFSPAGNPRRGLITFVKDRPGHDRRYAIDFSKLHRELGWSPRESFATGLRKTVLWYLENRGWGERIRSGAYLNWIQENYGKRP